The window CCGCGACGGTCGGGTTCCGTAAACGCGATCAGGCAGGAGTACGGCTTAAGTTACTCATCAGTTCACCTGGATGTGGCCCGTTCAGGAACCGAGCACGTACTCCAGCTCATATGCGCTGGAGTCGAGCACCATCTCGTTGACCTCCACGCAACGCCTCATGGTGGTGTACGCGAAGCGGGTGATCGCGATGACCGGTGTACCCCTGGGCAGGGCCATGAGTTCGGCCTCGGCTGACGTCGGCATCCGACACACCAGCGTCTCCCGAAACGTCTCGGGGCCGAGGCCGGCATCCGCCATCCGGGCGTACATACCGCCGGCCCCGGGATTGGTATAGCCCACCGCCGGTGCCGCGGCTACCACGTCCAACGGGATGTGACTCGTCGCCAGCTGAACGATGCGATCCTCAACGGCGAACCGACGTGCACGCGTCAGCACCGCCGCACCCGCCGGGACGGCAAGTGCCTCCGCGACATCCGCGGTCGCGGGAACCTCCTCGACAACCACGTTCACAGCGCGGAGTCGCCCGTTGGTATCGCGATCCTGAATCGACTTACCCTCACCCCACCAGGACCTCGAAAGGCGATCGGGGGACGAACGAACGATACGTCCGAAGCTCCGGACATAGAGACCTCGACCATGCCGGGCCACGATCACGCCATCAGCACGGAGAACGTCAACGGCCTTGGCCACGGTGCCGGTAGGCACTCCGAACCGCTGCGCGAGTTCGCGAACGGTCGGCAGGCGGTCGCCCTCCACCAGGCGACGCGCCTCGATGTCGCTGCGGATCGCATTGGCGACATCTCGGTACGCAGGTTCACCCATGTGTGTTCATGTTACTCGTGTTCAGCGTGAACACACATGGAGTGTTCACTTCACACTTGGTCGGATGGGAGGAGGTGACGCACGGGGCGGCTGGAGGCAGAGATGGCACGACGATCGATTCTGGTGGTGGGACCACGTGACCTGCCGGCGGATGGGCTGGTGAGCGTCTGGATCGACAGCGGCTCAGGTCCCGGTTACACCCGGCAGGTTCGGGCTACCGACCTCTCGCTGTCCTCGAAACATGACGACGGCCGAGACGACGACGCGATCTACGCGTTGACCCTGGCCGAATGCGATGGCTGACCATGCAACCCCCCAGGCAGGCGGTCGGGGTTCGACTCTGGACGGCGGCCGTGGAGTGGCTCCCGTACCGCAACCGGTGGGGGCTCAGGGGCGCCGGGGCGGCGCCGAAAAGGGCCGTATGCCCCTGTCGCTCCGCCGGTTGCGCCTCCCTGAGGCTTTGCTCGGCGTCGCATCGTTGACCGCGCTGCACGCGTTGGGGCTCGCCGTGCCGGGCGACATCTGGTTCTTCAACGCCTTCCTGCTGATCGGTACGGTCGTGGTGACCGCCCTGGCCAACGCGCGCCCCGGTCTGCCGACCACCGCGCTGCAGCTCGCCCTCACCGCGGTGGTGCTGTATCTGACCGGCTGGGGGCCGGTGATGACGTTCGACTTCGTCATCGTCGGCTGGCTGGTCTGCGACGACTTCGCCCGGCGCTGGCGGTCGGTGGTGGCCCTGGTGATGGTGGCGATCACGGCCGGGCAGGCCGCGGTGTGGGCCGGTCTGGCCCCGTCGTACCTGGACAACCGGGCAGCGCAGTTGGCCGGTCTGGTCGGCGGCACGGCGGTGCTGACGGCGATGGTCCTGATCGGTCGGGAGGCGCAGGCGCGGGCCGAGGCCGAACGGGACCGCGGCATCAACGAGGAACGCTTCCGGGCGGTGCTGCAGGGCTCGCACGACGTCACCGTCATCACCGACGCGGAGGGCACCCCGGTCTTCGTGAGCTCGGCCGTCGAACGGGTGTTGGGCGTGACCGTCGAGCAGCACATCGCCCGTCGGGCCGACTTGATCCACCCCGACGACGCCGCCGTCACCGAGCAGATGTTCCAGCAGTTGCTCGCCGGCGGCAGCGAACATGTCGCCGAGGCGCGGCTGCGGCACGCCGACGGTTCCTGGCGTTGGCACGAGATCTCCGCCCGCAACCTGCTCGACAATCCGGCGGTACGCGGTCTGGTCTTCAACCACCGGGACATCACGGCCCGCAAGACCTACCAGGAGAAGCTCGCGTACGAGGCGACCCACGACGCGCTGACCGGGCTGGCCAACCTGGCCGCGCTGCGTACCGGTCTGACCTCGTGGTGCTCCGGCGAGAGCTACTCGGCGCTGGGTGCGGTGCTCTACCTCGACCTGGACGGCTTCAAGCAGGTCAACGACGAGCTGGGCCACGCCGCCGGTGACGAACTGCTGGAGTTCACCGCCCGTACGCTGCGCGCCTGCGTGCTCGGCAGTGACCTGGTGGCGCGGCTCGGCGGCGACGAGTTCGCGGTGCTGCTCACCGAGATCAACGACCCGCACGAC of the Actinoplanes sichuanensis genome contains:
- a CDS encoding GntR family transcriptional regulator; the protein is MGEPAYRDVANAIRSDIEARRLVEGDRLPTVRELAQRFGVPTGTVAKAVDVLRADGVIVARHGRGLYVRSFGRIVRSSPDRLSRSWWGEGKSIQDRDTNGRLRAVNVVVEEVPATADVAEALAVPAGAAVLTRARRFAVEDRIVQLATSHIPLDVVAAAPAVGYTNPGAGGMYARMADAGLGPETFRETLVCRMPTSAEAELMALPRGTPVIAITRFAYTTMRRCVEVNEMVLDSSAYELEYVLGS
- a CDS encoding diguanylate cyclase domain-containing protein, with the translated sequence MLGVASLTALHALGLAVPGDIWFFNAFLLIGTVVVTALANARPGLPTTALQLALTAVVLYLTGWGPVMTFDFVIVGWLVCDDFARRWRSVVALVMVAITAGQAAVWAGLAPSYLDNRAAQLAGLVGGTAVLTAMVLIGREAQARAEAERDRGINEERFRAVLQGSHDVTVITDAEGTPVFVSSAVERVLGVTVEQHIARRADLIHPDDAAVTEQMFQQLLAGGSEHVAEARLRHADGSWRWHEISARNLLDNPAVRGLVFNHRDITARKTYQEKLAYEATHDALTGLANLAALRTGLTSWCSGESYSALGAVLYLDLDGFKQVNDELGHAAGDELLEFTARTLRACVLGSDLVARLGGDEFAVLLTEINDPHDAITVAERIIDRLAEPEPLAGHMLRVRASVGITVCRPGEHGAAELLRRADAAMYEAKRTGSHGWRLHSMVG